In Oncorhynchus tshawytscha isolate Ot180627B unplaced genomic scaffold, Otsh_v2.0 Un_contig_2394_pilon_pilon, whole genome shotgun sequence, the following proteins share a genomic window:
- the si:dkeyp-72e1.6 gene encoding transmembrane protein 238-like: MEPTYRGLGRCSCAFWLAVSFDIFGLLVLLIGVFADIFFYDFLIYAGAIIIFLSLVWWVFWYTGNIEVPPEELEDDVGLLKKERGIAGAVRRLSSRLQQWNSLRRNGGPPRGVARRAGTGLSTTHMRDAPQQPKPPPVVLTMGPLDEDMHTVSASVDTDIPVPHTATETSAI, from the coding sequence ATGGAGCCGACGTATCGCGGTCTAGGTCGCTGTTCCTGTGCCTTTTGGTTGGCAGTGTCCTTCGACATATTCGGGCTGCTTGTTCTTTTGATCGGTGTTTTTGCGGACATATTCTTCTATGACTTTTTAATCTACGCCGGGGCCATCATCATCTTCCTCAGCCTCGTCTGGTGGGTGTTCTGGTACACGGGCAACATCGAGGTCCCCCCGGAGGAGCTGGAGGATGACGTCGGGCTCTTGAAGAAGGAGCGGGGCATCGCAGGTGCGGTGAGGCGGTTATCCAGCCGTCTCCAACAGTGGAACTCTCTGCGGCGGAATGGAGGCCCCCCCCGCGGGGTTGCGAGAAGGGCAGGGACTGGGCTGTCTACGACGCACATGAGGGATGCCCCACAGCAACCGAAGCCCCCGCCTGTCGTATTGACGATGGGGCCGCTTGATGAGGACATGCACACGGTGTCTGCATCCGTAGACACAGACATACCTGTTCCGCACACAGCTACAGAGACCTCGGCCATATGA